Proteins from one Elephas maximus indicus isolate mEleMax1 chromosome 12, mEleMax1 primary haplotype, whole genome shotgun sequence genomic window:
- the MICALL2 gene encoding MICAL-like protein 2 isoform X2 translates to MGCTGRELNPGLQHRRDFDALRKENIYENNKLAFRVAEEQLGIPALLDAEDMVALKVPDRLSILTYASQYYNYFHGRSPIGGMAGVKRPPSDSEEEPSGKKTLAQLPSPGPPRSLPLSPAKTNPVVQGRAAGAQGPPPKAGPAPMGSSVSSICAACGKHVHLVQRHLVDGRLYHRNCFRCKECSNTLHSGAYQATGEPGIFVCISHHPKAASASLTSPGLTPRQLGATPVNSRPLSTPQKAQEKNGPRKASLEAKHPAREPVVGGPVARSFTLSIPDPPTAAASSHVHGGSPAMPRLPVGPVASSPTFKPSARVTNSSPIGWSSLAQGTMTVRPQPAGHLSTRDPRPAVPQVQVAPGGTAPQTKLSSSPASSGTTDPPTWTPTTSRTQQARERFFQVPNNGPASRRPTKAGPGGLDPVDTPPADSSREQALSFLKKALPVLAEAPGRPPQASSPVLNSHPKAEGPRASQSAKLSRAMPPPAHCPTARSEAPSRAELGAPPSVGTASRASSSPEAGRNSPVVSLGGSRPVVGSRVNPEEPPTAKGPSASLQESPEDSPAGWRARLKPVEKKSPAERVLELKGPQAPGESGAGEAPRKVSGNSKGGVHITLTPARPDRTPGPSLPALPPSAAVASPSPSRRRRLAVPASLDVSGDWLKPEPTGQESLAPGWKEAEAHPWDKPGRPPGLASVPTPSCKAKASLVRPHPDRVPQEEIQRQVQDIERQLDALELKGVELERRLRAAEGDASEDSLMVEWFLLIHEKQLLLRLESELMYKSKDQHLEEQQMDLEVELRRLMDKPEALKSPRDRQREKELLNQYVNTVNDRSDIVNCLDEDRLREQEEDQMLQDMIQKLDLQRKKPKFRLSKFWRSKGKTPE, encoded by the exons AGACTTTGATGCACTCAGGAAGGAAAACATCTATGAGAACAACAAGCTG GCCTTCCGCGTGGCTGAGGAGCAGCTGGGTATCCCGGCTTTGTTGGACGCAGAGGACATGGTGGCCCTCAAGGTGCCCGACCGGCTGAGCATCCTGACCTACGCTTCCCAGTACTACAACTACTTCCATGGCCGCTCCCCCA TTGGGGGCATGGCCGGTGTGAAGAGGCCACCGTCAGACTCTGAGGAGGAACCGTCTGGGAAGAAGACCCTGGCCCAGCTGCCCTCGCCTGGCCCACCCCGGAGCCTGCCACTGTCCCCAGCCAAGACCAACCCTGTTGTTCAGGGAAGGGCTGCGGGGGCACAGGGCCCTCCCCCAAAGGCT GGCCCAGCCCCCATGGGCAGCTCGGTCAGCAGCATCTGTGCGGCCTGCGGCAAGCATGTGCACCTCGTGCAGCGACACCTGGTGGATGGCAGGCTCTACCACCGGAACTGCTTCAG GTGTAAGGAGTGCTCCAATACACTACACTCAGGGGCCTACCAGGCCACGGGGGAGCCGGGCATCTTCGTCTGCATTAGCCACCACCCCAAAGCTGCATCTGCAAGCCTTACATCACCAGGCCTGACCCCTAGACAGTTGGGGGCCACCCCCGTGAACTCCAGGCCCCTCAGCACCCCACAGAAGGCCCAGGAGAAGAATGGGCCACGAAAGGCCAGCCTAGAGGCCAAGCACCCAGCCAGGGAGCCTGTGGTGGGCGGCCCAGTGGccagaagttttactctgtcgatACCTGACCCTCCCACTGCTGCTGCCTCCTCTCATGTCCACGGAGGGAGCCCTGCCATGCCCAGGCTCCCTGTGGGCCCTGTAGCCTCCAGCCCCACATTCAAGCCAAGCGCACGGGTGACGAACAGCTCACCGATCGGGTGGTCCTCGCTGGCACAGGGCACCATGACAGTCAGGCCTCAGCCGGCAGGGCACCTGAGTACCCGGGACCCTCGTCCAGCTGTGCCACAGGTCCAGGTAGCTCCAGGAGGCACAGCTCCTCAGACCAAGCTCAGCTCAAGTCCAGCATCTTCGGGCACCACAGACCCTCCAACCTGGACCCCCACAACCTCCAGGACCCAGCAGGCCCGGGAGAGATTCTTCCAGGTCCCCAACAATGGCCCAGCCAGCCGGAGGCCCACGAAGGCAGGCCCAGGAGGCCTGGATCCAGTGGACACACCTCCAGCAGACAGTAGCCGGGAGCAAGCGCTGAGCTTCCTCAAGAAGGCCCTTCCGGTGCTTGCAGAGGCACCCGGCAG GCCGCCCCAAGCCTCCTCTCCTGTTCTGAATTCCCATCCCAAAGCTGAAGGGCCAAGGGCAAGTCAGTCAGCCAAGCTGTCACGGGCGATGCCTCCCCCAGCGCACTGCCCCACTGCAAGAAGTGAGGCCCCTTCGAGAGCTGAGCTGGGGGCACCCCCAAGCGTGGGCACTGCCTCCAGGGCCTCTTCATCACCCGAGGCTGGAAGGAACAGCCCGGTGGTCAGCCTGGGGGGCAGCAGGCCCGTTGTAGGCTCCAGGGTGAACCCGGAAGAGCCTCCGACTGCCAAGG GTCCCAGTGCCAGCCTCCAGGAGAGCCCGGAGGACAGCCCGGCAGGGTGGAGGGCCCGCCTGAAACCTGTGGAGAAGAAAAGCCCTGCTGAGAG GGTTCTGGAGCTGAAGGGGCCCCAGGCCCCGGGAGAGTCAGGGGCAGGGGAAGCCCCCAGGAAGGTGTCAGGGAACTCCAAGGGGGGTGTCCACATCACGCTGACCCCAGCACGGCCTGACAGGACCCCTGGACCCAGCCTCCCAG CTCTCCCTCCCTCAGCAGCAGTTGCATCCCCCTCCCCGTCTCGCCGCAGGAGGCTGGCTGTCCCTGCCAGCCTGGACGTGTCCGGGGACTGGCTGAAGCCTGAGCCTACTGGGCAGGAATCCTTGGCCCCTGGCTGGAAGGAGGCAGAGGCCCACCCTTGGGACAAGCCAG GGAGACCCCCGGGCCTGGCCAGTGTCCCCACCCCGTCCTGCAAGGCCAAGGCCTCCCTCGTCAGG CCACACCCAGATCGAGTGCCCCAGGAGGAGATCCAGCGGCAGGTGCAGGACATCGAGAGGCAGCTGGACGCCCTGGAGCTCAAGGGTGTGGAGCTGGAGCGGCGGCTGCGGGCGGCAGAGGGAG ATGCCTCGGAGGACAGCCTCATGGTAGAGTGGTTCCTGCTCATCCATGAGAAGCAACTGCTGCTGAGGCTGGAATCGGAGCTGATGTACAA GTCCAAGGATCAGCACCTGGAGGAGCAGCAGATGGACCTGGAGGTAGAGCTGCGGCGGCTGATGGACAAGCCCG AGGCCCTGAAGTCTCCCCGGGACCGACAGCGGGAGAAGGAGCTACTGAACCAGTATGTGAACACTGTGAATGATCGAAGTGACATTGTCAACTGCCTGGATGAGGACCGGCTCAG GGAGCAAGAGGAGGACCAGATGCTACAGGACATGATCCAGAAGCTGG ACCTCCAGAGAAAGAAGCCCAAGTTCCGCTTGTCCAAGTTCTGGAGGAGTAAAGGCAAGACCCCTGAGTGA
- the MICALL2 gene encoding MICAL-like protein 2 isoform X1, giving the protein MAAIKALQQWCRQQCEGYRDVNITNMTTSFRDGLAFCAILHRHRPDLIDFDALRKENIYENNKLAFRVAEEQLGIPALLDAEDMVALKVPDRLSILTYASQYYNYFHGRSPIGGMAGVKRPPSDSEEEPSGKKTLAQLPSPGPPRSLPLSPAKTNPVVQGRAAGAQGPPPKAGPAPMGSSVSSICAACGKHVHLVQRHLVDGRLYHRNCFRCKECSNTLHSGAYQATGEPGIFVCISHHPKAASASLTSPGLTPRQLGATPVNSRPLSTPQKAQEKNGPRKASLEAKHPAREPVVGGPVARSFTLSIPDPPTAAASSHVHGGSPAMPRLPVGPVASSPTFKPSARVTNSSPIGWSSLAQGTMTVRPQPAGHLSTRDPRPAVPQVQVAPGGTAPQTKLSSSPASSGTTDPPTWTPTTSRTQQARERFFQVPNNGPASRRPTKAGPGGLDPVDTPPADSSREQALSFLKKALPVLAEAPGRPPQASSPVLNSHPKAEGPRASQSAKLSRAMPPPAHCPTARSEAPSRAELGAPPSVGTASRASSSPEAGRNSPVVSLGGSRPVVGSRVNPEEPPTAKGPSASLQESPEDSPAGWRARLKPVEKKSPAERVLELKGPQAPGESGAGEAPRKVSGNSKGGVHITLTPARPDRTPGPSLPALPPSAAVASPSPSRRRRLAVPASLDVSGDWLKPEPTGQESLAPGWKEAEAHPWDKPGRPPGLASVPTPSCKAKASLVRPHPDRVPQEEIQRQVQDIERQLDALELKGVELERRLRAAEGDASEDSLMVEWFLLIHEKQLLLRLESELMYKSKDQHLEEQQMDLEVELRRLMDKPEALKSPRDRQREKELLNQYVNTVNDRSDIVNCLDEDRLREQEEDQMLQDMIQKLDLQRKKPKFRLSKFWRSKGKTPE; this is encoded by the exons AGACTTTGATGCACTCAGGAAGGAAAACATCTATGAGAACAACAAGCTG GCCTTCCGCGTGGCTGAGGAGCAGCTGGGTATCCCGGCTTTGTTGGACGCAGAGGACATGGTGGCCCTCAAGGTGCCCGACCGGCTGAGCATCCTGACCTACGCTTCCCAGTACTACAACTACTTCCATGGCCGCTCCCCCA TTGGGGGCATGGCCGGTGTGAAGAGGCCACCGTCAGACTCTGAGGAGGAACCGTCTGGGAAGAAGACCCTGGCCCAGCTGCCCTCGCCTGGCCCACCCCGGAGCCTGCCACTGTCCCCAGCCAAGACCAACCCTGTTGTTCAGGGAAGGGCTGCGGGGGCACAGGGCCCTCCCCCAAAGGCT GGCCCAGCCCCCATGGGCAGCTCGGTCAGCAGCATCTGTGCGGCCTGCGGCAAGCATGTGCACCTCGTGCAGCGACACCTGGTGGATGGCAGGCTCTACCACCGGAACTGCTTCAG GTGTAAGGAGTGCTCCAATACACTACACTCAGGGGCCTACCAGGCCACGGGGGAGCCGGGCATCTTCGTCTGCATTAGCCACCACCCCAAAGCTGCATCTGCAAGCCTTACATCACCAGGCCTGACCCCTAGACAGTTGGGGGCCACCCCCGTGAACTCCAGGCCCCTCAGCACCCCACAGAAGGCCCAGGAGAAGAATGGGCCACGAAAGGCCAGCCTAGAGGCCAAGCACCCAGCCAGGGAGCCTGTGGTGGGCGGCCCAGTGGccagaagttttactctgtcgatACCTGACCCTCCCACTGCTGCTGCCTCCTCTCATGTCCACGGAGGGAGCCCTGCCATGCCCAGGCTCCCTGTGGGCCCTGTAGCCTCCAGCCCCACATTCAAGCCAAGCGCACGGGTGACGAACAGCTCACCGATCGGGTGGTCCTCGCTGGCACAGGGCACCATGACAGTCAGGCCTCAGCCGGCAGGGCACCTGAGTACCCGGGACCCTCGTCCAGCTGTGCCACAGGTCCAGGTAGCTCCAGGAGGCACAGCTCCTCAGACCAAGCTCAGCTCAAGTCCAGCATCTTCGGGCACCACAGACCCTCCAACCTGGACCCCCACAACCTCCAGGACCCAGCAGGCCCGGGAGAGATTCTTCCAGGTCCCCAACAATGGCCCAGCCAGCCGGAGGCCCACGAAGGCAGGCCCAGGAGGCCTGGATCCAGTGGACACACCTCCAGCAGACAGTAGCCGGGAGCAAGCGCTGAGCTTCCTCAAGAAGGCCCTTCCGGTGCTTGCAGAGGCACCCGGCAG GCCGCCCCAAGCCTCCTCTCCTGTTCTGAATTCCCATCCCAAAGCTGAAGGGCCAAGGGCAAGTCAGTCAGCCAAGCTGTCACGGGCGATGCCTCCCCCAGCGCACTGCCCCACTGCAAGAAGTGAGGCCCCTTCGAGAGCTGAGCTGGGGGCACCCCCAAGCGTGGGCACTGCCTCCAGGGCCTCTTCATCACCCGAGGCTGGAAGGAACAGCCCGGTGGTCAGCCTGGGGGGCAGCAGGCCCGTTGTAGGCTCCAGGGTGAACCCGGAAGAGCCTCCGACTGCCAAGG GTCCCAGTGCCAGCCTCCAGGAGAGCCCGGAGGACAGCCCGGCAGGGTGGAGGGCCCGCCTGAAACCTGTGGAGAAGAAAAGCCCTGCTGAGAG GGTTCTGGAGCTGAAGGGGCCCCAGGCCCCGGGAGAGTCAGGGGCAGGGGAAGCCCCCAGGAAGGTGTCAGGGAACTCCAAGGGGGGTGTCCACATCACGCTGACCCCAGCACGGCCTGACAGGACCCCTGGACCCAGCCTCCCAG CTCTCCCTCCCTCAGCAGCAGTTGCATCCCCCTCCCCGTCTCGCCGCAGGAGGCTGGCTGTCCCTGCCAGCCTGGACGTGTCCGGGGACTGGCTGAAGCCTGAGCCTACTGGGCAGGAATCCTTGGCCCCTGGCTGGAAGGAGGCAGAGGCCCACCCTTGGGACAAGCCAG GGAGACCCCCGGGCCTGGCCAGTGTCCCCACCCCGTCCTGCAAGGCCAAGGCCTCCCTCGTCAGG CCACACCCAGATCGAGTGCCCCAGGAGGAGATCCAGCGGCAGGTGCAGGACATCGAGAGGCAGCTGGACGCCCTGGAGCTCAAGGGTGTGGAGCTGGAGCGGCGGCTGCGGGCGGCAGAGGGAG ATGCCTCGGAGGACAGCCTCATGGTAGAGTGGTTCCTGCTCATCCATGAGAAGCAACTGCTGCTGAGGCTGGAATCGGAGCTGATGTACAA GTCCAAGGATCAGCACCTGGAGGAGCAGCAGATGGACCTGGAGGTAGAGCTGCGGCGGCTGATGGACAAGCCCG AGGCCCTGAAGTCTCCCCGGGACCGACAGCGGGAGAAGGAGCTACTGAACCAGTATGTGAACACTGTGAATGATCGAAGTGACATTGTCAACTGCCTGGATGAGGACCGGCTCAG GGAGCAAGAGGAGGACCAGATGCTACAGGACATGATCCAGAAGCTGG ACCTCCAGAGAAAGAAGCCCAAGTTCCGCTTGTCCAAGTTCTGGAGGAGTAAAGGCAAGACCCCTGAGTGA
- the MICALL2 gene encoding MICAL-like protein 2 isoform X3, with translation MGSSVSSICAACGKHVHLVQRHLVDGRLYHRNCFRCKECSNTLHSGAYQATGEPGIFVCISHHPKAASASLTSPGLTPRQLGATPVNSRPLSTPQKAQEKNGPRKASLEAKHPAREPVVGGPVARSFTLSIPDPPTAAASSHVHGGSPAMPRLPVGPVASSPTFKPSARVTNSSPIGWSSLAQGTMTVRPQPAGHLSTRDPRPAVPQVQVAPGGTAPQTKLSSSPASSGTTDPPTWTPTTSRTQQARERFFQVPNNGPASRRPTKAGPGGLDPVDTPPADSSREQALSFLKKALPVLAEAPGRPPQASSPVLNSHPKAEGPRASQSAKLSRAMPPPAHCPTARSEAPSRAELGAPPSVGTASRASSSPEAGRNSPVVSLGGSRPVVGSRVNPEEPPTAKGPSASLQESPEDSPAGWRARLKPVEKKSPAERVLELKGPQAPGESGAGEAPRKVSGNSKGGVHITLTPARPDRTPGPSLPALPPSAAVASPSPSRRRRLAVPASLDVSGDWLKPEPTGQESLAPGWKEAEAHPWDKPGRPPGLASVPTPSCKAKASLVRPHPDRVPQEEIQRQVQDIERQLDALELKGVELERRLRAAEGDASEDSLMVEWFLLIHEKQLLLRLESELMYKSKDQHLEEQQMDLEVELRRLMDKPEALKSPRDRQREKELLNQYVNTVNDRSDIVNCLDEDRLREQEEDQMLQDMIQKLDLQRKKPKFRLSKFWRSKGKTPE, from the exons ATGGGCAGCTCGGTCAGCAGCATCTGTGCGGCCTGCGGCAAGCATGTGCACCTCGTGCAGCGACACCTGGTGGATGGCAGGCTCTACCACCGGAACTGCTTCAG GTGTAAGGAGTGCTCCAATACACTACACTCAGGGGCCTACCAGGCCACGGGGGAGCCGGGCATCTTCGTCTGCATTAGCCACCACCCCAAAGCTGCATCTGCAAGCCTTACATCACCAGGCCTGACCCCTAGACAGTTGGGGGCCACCCCCGTGAACTCCAGGCCCCTCAGCACCCCACAGAAGGCCCAGGAGAAGAATGGGCCACGAAAGGCCAGCCTAGAGGCCAAGCACCCAGCCAGGGAGCCTGTGGTGGGCGGCCCAGTGGccagaagttttactctgtcgatACCTGACCCTCCCACTGCTGCTGCCTCCTCTCATGTCCACGGAGGGAGCCCTGCCATGCCCAGGCTCCCTGTGGGCCCTGTAGCCTCCAGCCCCACATTCAAGCCAAGCGCACGGGTGACGAACAGCTCACCGATCGGGTGGTCCTCGCTGGCACAGGGCACCATGACAGTCAGGCCTCAGCCGGCAGGGCACCTGAGTACCCGGGACCCTCGTCCAGCTGTGCCACAGGTCCAGGTAGCTCCAGGAGGCACAGCTCCTCAGACCAAGCTCAGCTCAAGTCCAGCATCTTCGGGCACCACAGACCCTCCAACCTGGACCCCCACAACCTCCAGGACCCAGCAGGCCCGGGAGAGATTCTTCCAGGTCCCCAACAATGGCCCAGCCAGCCGGAGGCCCACGAAGGCAGGCCCAGGAGGCCTGGATCCAGTGGACACACCTCCAGCAGACAGTAGCCGGGAGCAAGCGCTGAGCTTCCTCAAGAAGGCCCTTCCGGTGCTTGCAGAGGCACCCGGCAG GCCGCCCCAAGCCTCCTCTCCTGTTCTGAATTCCCATCCCAAAGCTGAAGGGCCAAGGGCAAGTCAGTCAGCCAAGCTGTCACGGGCGATGCCTCCCCCAGCGCACTGCCCCACTGCAAGAAGTGAGGCCCCTTCGAGAGCTGAGCTGGGGGCACCCCCAAGCGTGGGCACTGCCTCCAGGGCCTCTTCATCACCCGAGGCTGGAAGGAACAGCCCGGTGGTCAGCCTGGGGGGCAGCAGGCCCGTTGTAGGCTCCAGGGTGAACCCGGAAGAGCCTCCGACTGCCAAGG GTCCCAGTGCCAGCCTCCAGGAGAGCCCGGAGGACAGCCCGGCAGGGTGGAGGGCCCGCCTGAAACCTGTGGAGAAGAAAAGCCCTGCTGAGAG GGTTCTGGAGCTGAAGGGGCCCCAGGCCCCGGGAGAGTCAGGGGCAGGGGAAGCCCCCAGGAAGGTGTCAGGGAACTCCAAGGGGGGTGTCCACATCACGCTGACCCCAGCACGGCCTGACAGGACCCCTGGACCCAGCCTCCCAG CTCTCCCTCCCTCAGCAGCAGTTGCATCCCCCTCCCCGTCTCGCCGCAGGAGGCTGGCTGTCCCTGCCAGCCTGGACGTGTCCGGGGACTGGCTGAAGCCTGAGCCTACTGGGCAGGAATCCTTGGCCCCTGGCTGGAAGGAGGCAGAGGCCCACCCTTGGGACAAGCCAG GGAGACCCCCGGGCCTGGCCAGTGTCCCCACCCCGTCCTGCAAGGCCAAGGCCTCCCTCGTCAGG CCACACCCAGATCGAGTGCCCCAGGAGGAGATCCAGCGGCAGGTGCAGGACATCGAGAGGCAGCTGGACGCCCTGGAGCTCAAGGGTGTGGAGCTGGAGCGGCGGCTGCGGGCGGCAGAGGGAG ATGCCTCGGAGGACAGCCTCATGGTAGAGTGGTTCCTGCTCATCCATGAGAAGCAACTGCTGCTGAGGCTGGAATCGGAGCTGATGTACAA GTCCAAGGATCAGCACCTGGAGGAGCAGCAGATGGACCTGGAGGTAGAGCTGCGGCGGCTGATGGACAAGCCCG AGGCCCTGAAGTCTCCCCGGGACCGACAGCGGGAGAAGGAGCTACTGAACCAGTATGTGAACACTGTGAATGATCGAAGTGACATTGTCAACTGCCTGGATGAGGACCGGCTCAG GGAGCAAGAGGAGGACCAGATGCTACAGGACATGATCCAGAAGCTGG ACCTCCAGAGAAAGAAGCCCAAGTTCCGCTTGTCCAAGTTCTGGAGGAGTAAAGGCAAGACCCCTGAGTGA